In Anopheles bellator chromosome 2, idAnoBellAS_SP24_06.2, whole genome shotgun sequence, the genomic stretch CGGCGCTCGGCACCGGTTTAGGCGTGCTCGGCGGCGTGGTCGGTGCTATCGGCGCTGTGCTGAAGTCAGCCTCGGCGTCaaagaaaaccggaacgaTGGTAGTACTGTTTGTCAGTAATTTGCTTGCTGGCATttcgcaaacgatcgctttcGTTTGCTGGTTGGTGCAGTTTTACAACTATCTTACCCACAACGTACTGTTGTTGGAGGATCGCAACAACAATTGGTACAGTACGGGGTTGACGATGCTAGGATCCAGCTTCTACTTCGTTTCCGCCGGCCTCGCTTTGGTGATCGTTAATCTCATACTGCTCATACTCGCAACTCGTCTAGAGCATTGGGAGCGTAAAAAATTCTCACACCCAGCCACCGACGATAAGACGCAAGGCGCTATTATGTTGTATTGATTGGCAGCTCCTTTATCTAATGGGATCGtattttaattcttttacAATACTCAGTATCACTGATTTTAAGCTCCTTATCCGCCGCCTAAACATTCGTAAATTAACGCTTTCTCGATGCATTATTTCCGGCATCCCTTTTGAATTATTGTAGATTAAGTAGTAACTAAAGGTGGTTTAAAAATCACGCCATAAGCTGAACTAAAGACAAATTGATGAATCATCAGTCGCTATGCCAGGAAAAGCGCGTTAGAGCGTAATTTAATTCGCATGGTTTGCGGTATTTACGGAGAACATCAAATATCGTAtatatttttatcactttctcCCTTTTTATCATGTaattttacttatttttacACTTCAGTATGAAAGGCCTGTTCGCCAGGGTGTGAAGGATTTAC encodes the following:
- the LOC131211649 gene encoding uncharacterized protein LOC131211649, with amino-acid sequence MSLKTRSIVFVTFFTSCLIVGLLVASLTTNNWVQGSAKRHNFTESIGQINFGLFAGHRHLNVGLGWRNYKIDVPSMIRNEPEVMSYWLWLGAALGTGLGVLGGVVGAIGAVLKSASASKKTGTMVVLFVSNLLAGISQTIAFVCWLVQFYNYLTHNVLLLEDRNNNWYSTGLTMLGSSFYFVSAGLALVIVNLILLILATRLEHWERKKFSHPATDDKTQGAIMLY